The Panicum hallii strain FIL2 chromosome 9, PHallii_v3.1, whole genome shotgun sequence genome has a window encoding:
- the LOC112874061 gene encoding transcription initiation factor TFIID subunit 4b-like isoform X2, whose amino-acid sequence MDPIMKLLEDDEDESLHSGADVEAFTAALNREVEASASSSTTISAPAAASSSQPMDHGAALLPQENKSLLNHGHGQWQDPVKNETANQDSQQQEQTYLHRNDQPSRPEMVSQGSDNKHLPSNTPKECELLKVKQEPGNTSQQGIVAQQQPLQQMKSEQTSVVAQQQPMQQMKNEQTPIVAQQQPMQQMKSQQTPHTNQTNGATTTAKAPVVTFHMLLPILRRYIDKDKDMQVQSIFAKLRKNEVSKEHFLKVVRNIVGDKVLKLALSEYQMQAQRNSQTNPSNYSLLSQVSGQQTVPSGSMTDEQEAYPGAQTIPTKQAIDSLRAPQFRPSSSGQMQSIRGFSPSQSNAHKANETGNISDGKGVHVLQTRPPNNLLPVQTMQHHVQRPQTSSPMFGTNSIHARPFPRPVGSPAASFRPQMTDSNQRAQLVQGAVTTVAGSVPTQSIVPGNAATNQPKWQQSANKEQKTNSFAPTALNKETISQNSESSQNSFVAMHTKQVNQSLGSSKGGGGMENQPKLSASKSSTTTSISQTQSHGTQADPKLQVQSSVQAPPAAASKTPQRKASGQKKPLEALGSSPPPSSKKQKTSGGFHEQSIDQLNDVTAVSGVNLREEEEQLFSAPKEESRVSEAARRVVQLEEEKLILQKGPLTKKLAEIMRKCNLKVIGTDVERCLSMCVEERLRGFISNIIRFSKQRVDVEKSRHCFYPLSSDVRSHIMRVNREAKEQWDKKQAEDAERIRKQNDGDGCTNIDLEKDKNETRASSKHAKYKEDDDKMRTTAANVAARVAAGGDDMLSKWQLLAERNKQRSEGGDGSSGSLPGNMLQHKPSPKSGKDSREEQENEKRGYSTMLGSGGVRRSSLTKVARRLSVKDVIAALEREPQMSKSSLLFQLYGRLSTEPAAK is encoded by the exons ATGGATCCCATCATGAAgctcctcgaggacgacgag GACGAGAGCCTGCACTCGGGCGCCGACGTCGAGGCCTTCACGGCGGCGCTCAACCGCGAGGTGGAGGCCAgcgccagcagcagcaccaccaTCAgtgccccggccgccgcctcgtcgTCCCAGCCTATGGATCACGGCGCCG CACTTTTACCTCAGGAAAACAAgtcattattaaaccatggtcATGGACAGTGGCAAGATCCAGTAAAGAATGAAACTGCAAACCAGGATAGTCAACAACAGGAACAGACATATCTACATAGGAATGATCAGCCATCAAGACCTGAAATGGTTTCTCAAGGTTCTGATAATAAACACCTTCCCTCTAATACACCAAAAGAATGTGAGTTACTGAAGGTAAAGCAAGAGCCTGGAAACACATCTCAACAAGGTATTGTTGCTCAGCAGCAGCCTTTGCAGCAAATGAAGAGTGAACAAACATCAGTTGTTGCTCAGCAGCAGCCTATGCAGCAAATGAAGAATGAACAAACACCAATTGTTGCTCAGCAGCAGCCTATGCAGCAAATGAAGAGTCAACAAACACCACACACAAACCAAACAAATGGTGCAACTACGACAGCAAAAGCCCCAGTTGTCACATTTCACATGTTACTACCTATTTTGAGACGGTATATTGACAAAGACAAGGATATGCAAGTTCAGTCCATTTTTGCCAAGCTGCGG AAAAATGAGGTCAGCAAGGAACACTTCTTAAAAGTTGTAAGGAATATTGTTGGCGATAAGGTGCTTAAGTTAGCACTTTCAGAATATCAAATGCAG GCACAGCGAAATTCTCAGACAAATCCAAGCAACTATTCTTTATTAAGTCAAGTTTCTGGTCAGCAGACTGTTCCCAGTGGTTCTATGACAGATGAGCAGGAGGCATATCCAGGGGCTCAAACCATCCCTACAAAACAAGCTATTGACAGCCTAAGAGCACCTCAATTTCGGCCTTCCTCGTCTGGCCAAATGCAGAGTATTAGGGGTTTTTCACCTTCACAAAGCAATGCACATAAGGCTAATGAAACGGGAAACATTTCAGATGGGAAAGGAGTGCATGTGCTACAAACCCGCCCACCCAATAACTTACTTCCGGTGCAAACAATGCAGCATCATGTGCAGCGTCCACAAACATCCTCACCGATGTTTGGGACAAATAGTATTCATGCACGCCCATTTCCACGACCAGTTGGAAGTCCAGCTGCATCATTTAGACCACAAATGACAGATTCCAATCAAAGAGCACAGTTGGTCCAGGGAGCTGTGACCACAGTAGCTGGGAGTGTGCCAACACAATCTATAGTGCCTGGAAATGCGGCAACTAATCAACCTAAATGGCAACAATCAGCAAACAAGGAGCAGAAAACTAATTCTTTTGCTCCAACAGCATTGAATAAAGAAACTATTAGCCAAAACTCTGAATCTTCGCAGAATTCTTTTGTTGCAATGCATACAAAACAAGTCAATCAATCCCTGGGTTCTTCAAAAGGTGGCGGCGGCATGGAAAACCAGCCAAAATTAAGTGCTTCTAAGTCTTCGACCACAACAAGCATAAGTCAGACTCAATCTCATGGCACTCAAGCAGATCCTAAATTGCAG GTTCAATCTTCTGTGCAAGCACCTCCTGCAGCAGCTTCTAAAACACCTCAGAGGAAGGCATCTGGACAGAAGAAGCCTCTGGAAGCATTGGGCTCTTCTCCTCCACCATCTAG CAAAAAGCAAAAGACATCCGGAGGTTTCCATGAACAAAGCATTGACCAGCTTAATGATGTCACTGCAGTTAGTGGTGTTAATCTGAGG gaagaagaggaacaacTTTTCTCTGCTCCAAAGGAAGAGAGTCGAGTTTCCGAAGCTGCTCGGAGAGTTGTTCAACTAGAAGAAGAAAAGCTCATTCTACAGAAGGGACCCTTGACAAAGAAATTAGCAGAAATCA TGAGGAAATGTAATTTAAAGGTCATTGGCACTGATGTGGAACGTTGTCTATCAATG TGTGTCGAGGAGAGGTTACGAGGATTTATAAGCAATATAATAAGGTTCTCTAAACAG AGGGTTGATGTTGAAAAGTCAAGGCATTGTTTTTATCCATTATCCTCAGATGTCCGCAGTCATATTATGAGGGTGAACCGAGAAGCTAAAGAACAGTGGGACAAAAAGCAGGCTGAAGATGCTGAAAGAATAAGGAAACAAAATGAT GGAGATGGCTGTACAAATATCGATCTAGAAAAAGACAAGAATGAGACCCGTGCCTCGTCAAAGCATGCAAAG TACAAGGAGGACGATGATAAGATGAGAACCACAGCTGCAAATGTTGCTGCGCGGGTTGCTGCTGGAGGAGATGACATGCTGTCAAAGTGGCAATTGCTAGCTGAACGAAATAAACAGAGAAGTGAGGGAGGTGACGGTTCTTCTGGCTCTCTACCAGGTAACATGTTGCAACACAAGCCATCACCAAAATCTGGGAAAGACTCGAGGGAGGAACAGGAAAATGAAAAGAGGGGCTACTCCACAATGCTTGGATCTG GTGGTGTTAGAAGGTCATCACTAACAAAAGTGGCACGGAGGCTTTCAGTAAAAGATGTGATAGCAGCACTGGAGCGAGAACCTCAGATGTCAAAATCCTCTTTACTTTTCCAGCTATACGGGAGACTATCGACAGAACCTGCTGCAAAGTAA
- the LOC112874061 gene encoding transcription initiation factor TFIID subunit 4b-like isoform X1 has translation MDPIMKLLEDDEDESLHSGADVEAFTAALNREVEASASSSTTISAPAAASSSQPMDHGAALLPQENKSLLNHGHGQWQDPVKNETANQDSQQQEQTYLHRNDQPSRPEMVSQGSDNKHLPSNTPKECELLKVKQEPGNTSQQGIVAQQQPLQQMKSEQTSVVAQQQPMQQMKNEQTPIVAQQQPMQQMKSQQTPHTNQTNGATTTAKAPVVTFHMLLPILRRYIDKDKDMQVQSIFAKLRKNEVSKEHFLKVVRNIVGDKVLKLALSEYQMQHTAQAQRNSQTNPSNYSLLSQVSGQQTVPSGSMTDEQEAYPGAQTIPTKQAIDSLRAPQFRPSSSGQMQSIRGFSPSQSNAHKANETGNISDGKGVHVLQTRPPNNLLPVQTMQHHVQRPQTSSPMFGTNSIHARPFPRPVGSPAASFRPQMTDSNQRAQLVQGAVTTVAGSVPTQSIVPGNAATNQPKWQQSANKEQKTNSFAPTALNKETISQNSESSQNSFVAMHTKQVNQSLGSSKGGGGMENQPKLSASKSSTTTSISQTQSHGTQADPKLQVQSSVQAPPAAASKTPQRKASGQKKPLEALGSSPPPSSKKQKTSGGFHEQSIDQLNDVTAVSGVNLREEEEQLFSAPKEESRVSEAARRVVQLEEEKLILQKGPLTKKLAEIMRKCNLKVIGTDVERCLSMCVEERLRGFISNIIRFSKQRVDVEKSRHCFYPLSSDVRSHIMRVNREAKEQWDKKQAEDAERIRKQNDGDGCTNIDLEKDKNETRASSKHAKYKEDDDKMRTTAANVAARVAAGGDDMLSKWQLLAERNKQRSEGGDGSSGSLPGNMLQHKPSPKSGKDSREEQENEKRGYSTMLGSGGVRRSSLTKVARRLSVKDVIAALEREPQMSKSSLLFQLYGRLSTEPAAK, from the exons ATGGATCCCATCATGAAgctcctcgaggacgacgag GACGAGAGCCTGCACTCGGGCGCCGACGTCGAGGCCTTCACGGCGGCGCTCAACCGCGAGGTGGAGGCCAgcgccagcagcagcaccaccaTCAgtgccccggccgccgcctcgtcgTCCCAGCCTATGGATCACGGCGCCG CACTTTTACCTCAGGAAAACAAgtcattattaaaccatggtcATGGACAGTGGCAAGATCCAGTAAAGAATGAAACTGCAAACCAGGATAGTCAACAACAGGAACAGACATATCTACATAGGAATGATCAGCCATCAAGACCTGAAATGGTTTCTCAAGGTTCTGATAATAAACACCTTCCCTCTAATACACCAAAAGAATGTGAGTTACTGAAGGTAAAGCAAGAGCCTGGAAACACATCTCAACAAGGTATTGTTGCTCAGCAGCAGCCTTTGCAGCAAATGAAGAGTGAACAAACATCAGTTGTTGCTCAGCAGCAGCCTATGCAGCAAATGAAGAATGAACAAACACCAATTGTTGCTCAGCAGCAGCCTATGCAGCAAATGAAGAGTCAACAAACACCACACACAAACCAAACAAATGGTGCAACTACGACAGCAAAAGCCCCAGTTGTCACATTTCACATGTTACTACCTATTTTGAGACGGTATATTGACAAAGACAAGGATATGCAAGTTCAGTCCATTTTTGCCAAGCTGCGG AAAAATGAGGTCAGCAAGGAACACTTCTTAAAAGTTGTAAGGAATATTGTTGGCGATAAGGTGCTTAAGTTAGCACTTTCAGAATATCAAATGCAG CACACTGCTCAGGCACAGCGAAATTCTCAGACAAATCCAAGCAACTATTCTTTATTAAGTCAAGTTTCTGGTCAGCAGACTGTTCCCAGTGGTTCTATGACAGATGAGCAGGAGGCATATCCAGGGGCTCAAACCATCCCTACAAAACAAGCTATTGACAGCCTAAGAGCACCTCAATTTCGGCCTTCCTCGTCTGGCCAAATGCAGAGTATTAGGGGTTTTTCACCTTCACAAAGCAATGCACATAAGGCTAATGAAACGGGAAACATTTCAGATGGGAAAGGAGTGCATGTGCTACAAACCCGCCCACCCAATAACTTACTTCCGGTGCAAACAATGCAGCATCATGTGCAGCGTCCACAAACATCCTCACCGATGTTTGGGACAAATAGTATTCATGCACGCCCATTTCCACGACCAGTTGGAAGTCCAGCTGCATCATTTAGACCACAAATGACAGATTCCAATCAAAGAGCACAGTTGGTCCAGGGAGCTGTGACCACAGTAGCTGGGAGTGTGCCAACACAATCTATAGTGCCTGGAAATGCGGCAACTAATCAACCTAAATGGCAACAATCAGCAAACAAGGAGCAGAAAACTAATTCTTTTGCTCCAACAGCATTGAATAAAGAAACTATTAGCCAAAACTCTGAATCTTCGCAGAATTCTTTTGTTGCAATGCATACAAAACAAGTCAATCAATCCCTGGGTTCTTCAAAAGGTGGCGGCGGCATGGAAAACCAGCCAAAATTAAGTGCTTCTAAGTCTTCGACCACAACAAGCATAAGTCAGACTCAATCTCATGGCACTCAAGCAGATCCTAAATTGCAG GTTCAATCTTCTGTGCAAGCACCTCCTGCAGCAGCTTCTAAAACACCTCAGAGGAAGGCATCTGGACAGAAGAAGCCTCTGGAAGCATTGGGCTCTTCTCCTCCACCATCTAG CAAAAAGCAAAAGACATCCGGAGGTTTCCATGAACAAAGCATTGACCAGCTTAATGATGTCACTGCAGTTAGTGGTGTTAATCTGAGG gaagaagaggaacaacTTTTCTCTGCTCCAAAGGAAGAGAGTCGAGTTTCCGAAGCTGCTCGGAGAGTTGTTCAACTAGAAGAAGAAAAGCTCATTCTACAGAAGGGACCCTTGACAAAGAAATTAGCAGAAATCA TGAGGAAATGTAATTTAAAGGTCATTGGCACTGATGTGGAACGTTGTCTATCAATG TGTGTCGAGGAGAGGTTACGAGGATTTATAAGCAATATAATAAGGTTCTCTAAACAG AGGGTTGATGTTGAAAAGTCAAGGCATTGTTTTTATCCATTATCCTCAGATGTCCGCAGTCATATTATGAGGGTGAACCGAGAAGCTAAAGAACAGTGGGACAAAAAGCAGGCTGAAGATGCTGAAAGAATAAGGAAACAAAATGAT GGAGATGGCTGTACAAATATCGATCTAGAAAAAGACAAGAATGAGACCCGTGCCTCGTCAAAGCATGCAAAG TACAAGGAGGACGATGATAAGATGAGAACCACAGCTGCAAATGTTGCTGCGCGGGTTGCTGCTGGAGGAGATGACATGCTGTCAAAGTGGCAATTGCTAGCTGAACGAAATAAACAGAGAAGTGAGGGAGGTGACGGTTCTTCTGGCTCTCTACCAGGTAACATGTTGCAACACAAGCCATCACCAAAATCTGGGAAAGACTCGAGGGAGGAACAGGAAAATGAAAAGAGGGGCTACTCCACAATGCTTGGATCTG GTGGTGTTAGAAGGTCATCACTAACAAAAGTGGCACGGAGGCTTTCAGTAAAAGATGTGATAGCAGCACTGGAGCGAGAACCTCAGATGTCAAAATCCTCTTTACTTTTCCAGCTATACGGGAGACTATCGACAGAACCTGCTGCAAAGTAA
- the LOC112874061 gene encoding transcription initiation factor TFIID subunit 4b-like isoform X3 has translation MDPIMKLLEDDEDESLHSGADVEAFTAALNREVEASASSSTTISAPAAASSSQPMDHGAALLPQENKSLLNHGHGQWQDPVKNETANQDSQQQEQTYLHRNDQPSRPEMVSQGSDNKHLPSNTPKECELLKVKQEPGNTSQQGIVAQQQPLQQMKSEQTSVVAQQQPMQQMKNEQTPIVAQQQPMQQMKSQQTPHTNQTNGATTTAKAPVVTFHMLLPILRRYIDKDKDMQVQSIFAKLRKNEVSKEHFLKVVRNIVGDKVLKLALSEYQMQHTAQAQRNSQTNPSNYSLLSQVSGQQTVPSGSMTDEQEAYPGAQTIPTKQAIDSLRAPQFRPSSSGQMQSIRGFSPSQSNAHKANETGNISDGKGVHVLQTRPPNNLLPVQTMQHHVQRPQTSSPMFGTNSIHARPFPRPVGSPAASFRPQMTDSNQRAQLVQGAVTTVAGSVPTQSIVPGNAATNQPKWQQSANKEQKTNSFAPTALNKETISQNSESSQNSFVAMHTKQVNQSLGSSKGGGGMENQPKLSASKSSTTTSISQTQSHGTQADPKLQVQSSVQAPPAAASKTPQRKASGQKKPLEALGSSPPPSSKKQKTSGGFHEQSIDQLNDVTAVSGVNLREEEEQLFSAPKEESRVSEAARRVVQLEEEKLILQKGPLTKKLAEIMRKCNLKVIGTDVERCLSMCVEERLRGFISNIIRFSKQRVDVEKSRHCFYPLSSDVRSHIMRVNREAKEQWDKKQAEDAERIRKQNDGDGCTNIDLEKDKNETRASSKHAKYKEDDDKMRTTAANVAARVAAGGDDMLSKWQLLAERNKQRSEGGDGSSGSLPGNMLQHKPSPKSGKDSREEQENEKRGYSTMLGSVLRVVGFQVCTPWFMRRLLPAIPLASQDATRF, from the exons ATGGATCCCATCATGAAgctcctcgaggacgacgag GACGAGAGCCTGCACTCGGGCGCCGACGTCGAGGCCTTCACGGCGGCGCTCAACCGCGAGGTGGAGGCCAgcgccagcagcagcaccaccaTCAgtgccccggccgccgcctcgtcgTCCCAGCCTATGGATCACGGCGCCG CACTTTTACCTCAGGAAAACAAgtcattattaaaccatggtcATGGACAGTGGCAAGATCCAGTAAAGAATGAAACTGCAAACCAGGATAGTCAACAACAGGAACAGACATATCTACATAGGAATGATCAGCCATCAAGACCTGAAATGGTTTCTCAAGGTTCTGATAATAAACACCTTCCCTCTAATACACCAAAAGAATGTGAGTTACTGAAGGTAAAGCAAGAGCCTGGAAACACATCTCAACAAGGTATTGTTGCTCAGCAGCAGCCTTTGCAGCAAATGAAGAGTGAACAAACATCAGTTGTTGCTCAGCAGCAGCCTATGCAGCAAATGAAGAATGAACAAACACCAATTGTTGCTCAGCAGCAGCCTATGCAGCAAATGAAGAGTCAACAAACACCACACACAAACCAAACAAATGGTGCAACTACGACAGCAAAAGCCCCAGTTGTCACATTTCACATGTTACTACCTATTTTGAGACGGTATATTGACAAAGACAAGGATATGCAAGTTCAGTCCATTTTTGCCAAGCTGCGG AAAAATGAGGTCAGCAAGGAACACTTCTTAAAAGTTGTAAGGAATATTGTTGGCGATAAGGTGCTTAAGTTAGCACTTTCAGAATATCAAATGCAG CACACTGCTCAGGCACAGCGAAATTCTCAGACAAATCCAAGCAACTATTCTTTATTAAGTCAAGTTTCTGGTCAGCAGACTGTTCCCAGTGGTTCTATGACAGATGAGCAGGAGGCATATCCAGGGGCTCAAACCATCCCTACAAAACAAGCTATTGACAGCCTAAGAGCACCTCAATTTCGGCCTTCCTCGTCTGGCCAAATGCAGAGTATTAGGGGTTTTTCACCTTCACAAAGCAATGCACATAAGGCTAATGAAACGGGAAACATTTCAGATGGGAAAGGAGTGCATGTGCTACAAACCCGCCCACCCAATAACTTACTTCCGGTGCAAACAATGCAGCATCATGTGCAGCGTCCACAAACATCCTCACCGATGTTTGGGACAAATAGTATTCATGCACGCCCATTTCCACGACCAGTTGGAAGTCCAGCTGCATCATTTAGACCACAAATGACAGATTCCAATCAAAGAGCACAGTTGGTCCAGGGAGCTGTGACCACAGTAGCTGGGAGTGTGCCAACACAATCTATAGTGCCTGGAAATGCGGCAACTAATCAACCTAAATGGCAACAATCAGCAAACAAGGAGCAGAAAACTAATTCTTTTGCTCCAACAGCATTGAATAAAGAAACTATTAGCCAAAACTCTGAATCTTCGCAGAATTCTTTTGTTGCAATGCATACAAAACAAGTCAATCAATCCCTGGGTTCTTCAAAAGGTGGCGGCGGCATGGAAAACCAGCCAAAATTAAGTGCTTCTAAGTCTTCGACCACAACAAGCATAAGTCAGACTCAATCTCATGGCACTCAAGCAGATCCTAAATTGCAG GTTCAATCTTCTGTGCAAGCACCTCCTGCAGCAGCTTCTAAAACACCTCAGAGGAAGGCATCTGGACAGAAGAAGCCTCTGGAAGCATTGGGCTCTTCTCCTCCACCATCTAG CAAAAAGCAAAAGACATCCGGAGGTTTCCATGAACAAAGCATTGACCAGCTTAATGATGTCACTGCAGTTAGTGGTGTTAATCTGAGG gaagaagaggaacaacTTTTCTCTGCTCCAAAGGAAGAGAGTCGAGTTTCCGAAGCTGCTCGGAGAGTTGTTCAACTAGAAGAAGAAAAGCTCATTCTACAGAAGGGACCCTTGACAAAGAAATTAGCAGAAATCA TGAGGAAATGTAATTTAAAGGTCATTGGCACTGATGTGGAACGTTGTCTATCAATG TGTGTCGAGGAGAGGTTACGAGGATTTATAAGCAATATAATAAGGTTCTCTAAACAG AGGGTTGATGTTGAAAAGTCAAGGCATTGTTTTTATCCATTATCCTCAGATGTCCGCAGTCATATTATGAGGGTGAACCGAGAAGCTAAAGAACAGTGGGACAAAAAGCAGGCTGAAGATGCTGAAAGAATAAGGAAACAAAATGAT GGAGATGGCTGTACAAATATCGATCTAGAAAAAGACAAGAATGAGACCCGTGCCTCGTCAAAGCATGCAAAG TACAAGGAGGACGATGATAAGATGAGAACCACAGCTGCAAATGTTGCTGCGCGGGTTGCTGCTGGAGGAGATGACATGCTGTCAAAGTGGCAATTGCTAGCTGAACGAAATAAACAGAGAAGTGAGGGAGGTGACGGTTCTTCTGGCTCTCTACCAGGTAACATGTTGCAACACAAGCCATCACCAAAATCTGGGAAAGACTCGAGGGAGGAACAGGAAAATGAAAAGAGGGGCTACTCCACAATGCTTGGATCTG TTCTGAGGGTAGTGGGGTTCCAAGTGTGTACACCATGGTTTATGAGGCGTCTCCTTCCAGCCATACCCCTGGCATCACAGGACGCCACAAGGTTTTAG
- the LOC112874063 gene encoding leucine-rich repeat protein 1-like, with protein MAVRVVALAALLALAAAGARASNDEGDALYALRQRLRDPNGVLQSWDPTLVNPCTWFHVTCNQASRVERLDLGNSNISGSLGPELGRLVNLKYLELYRNNFDGEIPKELGNLKNLISLDLYANKLTGEIPNSLSKLNLLRFMRLNNNKLTGSIPRELAKLSNLKVIDLSNNDLCGTIPVDGPFSTFPLRSFENNSRLNGPELQGLVPYDSGC; from the exons ATGGCGGTTCGCGTCGTGGCCCTCGCTGCGCtcctcgccctcgccgccgccggcgcgcgggCGTCCAACGACGAGGGGGACGCGCTCTACGCGCTGCGGCAGCGGCTCAGGGACCCCAACGGCGTGCTGCAGAGCTGGGACCCCACGCTCGTCAACCCCTGCACCTGGTTCCACGTCACCTGCAACCAGGCCAGCCGCGTCGAACGCCT GGACTTGGGCAACTCCAATATCTCCGGCTCCCTCGGCCCTGAGCTCGGCCGCCTTGTGAACCTCAAATACCT GGAGCTGTACAGGAACAATTTTGATGGCGAGATCCCAAAGGAACTGGGTAACCTGAAGAATCTGATCAGCTTGGATTTGTATGCTAACAAGCTCACCGGAGAAATCCCCAACTCACTTTCCAAGCTCAACTTACTCAGATTCAT GCGCTTGAACAACAACAAGCTTACCGGATCAATTCCAAGGGAGCTTGCCAAGCTTTCCAACCTGAAAGTTAT TGACCTGTCTAACAATGACCTCTGTGGAACCATTCCTGTTGATGGACCTTTCTCAACCTTCCCTCTTCGAAG CTTCGAGAACAACAGCAGGCTCAACGGTCCAGAGCTGCAAGGGTTGGTTCCCTATGACTCCGGATGTTAG
- the LOC112876363 gene encoding guanosine nucleotide diphosphate dissociation inhibitor At5g09550-like, producing MDEEYDVIVLGTGLKECIISGLLSVDGLKVLHMDRNDYYGGESSSLNLIKLWKRFKGNDTPPEHLGISKEYNVDMIPKFMMANGALVRVLIHTSVTKYLNFKAVDGSFVYNNGKIHKVPATDVEALKSNLMGLFEKRRARKFFIYVQDYEEEDAKSHEGLDLTKVTTREVISKYGLEDDTVDFIGHALALHRDDSYLDEPAIDTVKRMKLYAESLARFQGGSPYIYPLYGLGELPQAFARLSAVYGGTYMLNKPECKVEFDESGKAYGVTSEGETAKCKKVVCDPSYLPEKVKKVGRVARAICIMKHPIPDTKDSHSVQIILPKKQLKRKSDMYVFCCSYAHNVAPKGKFIAFVSTEAETDKPEIELKPGIDLLGPVEETFFDIYDRYEPINNPEEDSCFLTNSYDASTHFETTVKDVLSLYNKITGKELDLSVDLNAASAAEQEAA from the exons ATGGATGAGGAGTACGACGTGATTGTGCTGGGGACGGGGCTCAAGGAATGCATCATCAGCGGCCTCCTCTCCGTCGACGGCCTCAAGGTCCTCCACATGGATAGGAACGACTACTACGGAGGAGAATCTTCATCCCTGAATCTGATCAAG CTCTGGAAGAGATTCAAAGGCAACGACACCCCTCCTGAGCATCTGGGTATCAGCAAAGAGTACAATGTTGACATGATACCCAAG TTCATGATGGCAAACGGCGCCCTGGTTCGTGTCCTGATCCACACGAGCGTCACAAAGTACCTGAACTTCAAGGCCGTCGACGGCAGCTTCGTGTACAACAACGGGAAG ATCCACAAAGTCCCCGCAACAGATGTTGAAGCCTTGAAGTCGAACCTGATGGGTCTCTTCGAGAAGCGCCGTGCGAGGAAGTTCTTCATTTACGTGCAGGATTATGAGGAGGAGGACGCAAAGTCGCACGAAGGCCTGGATTTGACCAAGGTTACCACAAGAGAAGTCATCTC GAAATATGGATTGGAGGATGATACAGTTGACTTTATCGGGCATGCATTAGCGCTTCATCGGGATGACAGCTATCTGGATGAGCCTGCAATTGACACTGTCAAGAGAATGAAG CTTTATGCAGAATCGCTGGCTCGCTTCCAAGGCGGGTCCCCATACATCTACCCTCTATATGGTTTAGGAGAACTCCCTCAG GCCTTTGCCCGTCTGAGCGCTGTTTATGGTGGCACGTACATGCTGAACAAGCCAGAATGCAAG GTTGAGTTTGATGAGAGCGGCAAAGCATATGGTGTGACTTCTGAAGGAGAGACCGCAAAATGCAAGAAGGTCGTCTGTGATCCCTCGTACTTGCCTGAAAAG GTGAAGAAGGTTGGAAGGGTGGCGCGTGCGATATGCATCATGAAGCACCCGATCCCCGACACCAAGGATTCACACTCCGTGCAGATCATCCTTCCAAAGAAACAGCTAAAGCGCAAGTCAGACAT GTACGTGTTCTGTTGCTCGTACGCTCACAACGTTGCACCGAAAGGCAAGTTCATCGCTTTCGTGTCGACTGAAGCTGAGACTGACAAGCCCGAGATCGAGCTGAAACCCGGGATCGACCTGCTCGGCCCTGTGGAGGAGACATTCTTCGACATCTATGACAGATACGAACCCATCAACAATCCTGAGGAGGACAGTTGCTTCTTGACAAAT AGCTACGACGCTAGCACTCATTTTGAGACGACGGTGAAGGATGTCCTCTCCCTGTACAACAAGATCACTGGAAAG GAGCTTGATCTTTCAGTGGATTTGAACGCCGCGAGTGCTGCTGAGCAAGAAGCTGCTTGA
- the LOC112877686 gene encoding uncharacterized protein At2g23090-like encodes MGGGNGQKAKMARERNMEKSKAAKGSQLETNKKAMSIQCKVCMQTFMCTTTEVKCREHAENKHPKSDVYQCFPHLKK; translated from the exons ATGGGCGGCGGCAACGGCCAGAAGGCCAAGATGGCCCGCGAGCGCAACATGGAGAAGAGCAAGGCCGCCAAGG GGAGCCAGCTTGAGACCAACAAGAAGGCCATGAGCATCCAG TGCAAAGTATGTATGCAAACATTCATGTGCACCACGACTGAAGTGAAGTGCCGGGAGCATGCCGAGAATAAGCATCCAAAGTCAGACGTGTACCAGTGCTTCCCCCATCTGAAGAAGTGA